The genomic stretch CACGCGCGGGAACTGGGACTCGGCGACCGCGTCGGGCACGTCCTCGGCTCCGCGGCGGCGCTGCCGTTCGAAGACAACTCCTATGACGCCGTCTTCACGAACCGCTCGCTGCACGAGTGGCTCGACCCAGGTCTGGTCTTCGCCGAGATGTGGCGGGTCCTGAAACCCGGCGGCAGGATGTTCGTGTCCGATCTCCGCAGGAACCTCTCTCCCAAGGCCCGCTACTTCCTCGAGAGCTGCGTGACCTCCGAGCTGGTCAGGGAAAGTCTCCGTGCCTCGATCGGCGCCGCCTACAACGTCGCGGAGGTGTCGGCCATTCTGGCGGCGGCGGAACTCGGCGACGTGGCGGTCGCCGAGACGATGCTCGGGTTGCGGGTGACGGGGGTCAAGCCGGCCTGATGCGCGCGCCCGGAGGGGGGTCTGCCGGCGGCGCGGCCAGCGGCGGGCCCAGGAAGCGCGAGA from bacterium encodes the following:
- a CDS encoding class I SAM-dependent methyltransferase; translation: MTALGQSRVPETNGTTAGRAYVDAYDQMQAEHWRQGWLGTEDLLLEGVTSGSALEVGSGPGFLGLDWLLRTKGTVLVGLDINPDMVGLAVRHARELGLGDRVGHVLGSAAALPFEDNSYDAVFTNRSLHEWLDPGLVFAEMWRVLKPGGRMFVSDLRRNLSPKARYFLESCVTSELVRESLRASIGAAYNVAEVSAILAAAELGDVAVAETMLGLRVTGVKPA